From Bifidobacterium longum subsp. longum JCM 1217, one genomic window encodes:
- the rplS gene encoding 50S ribosomal protein L19: MVNAVEAFDAKHMKPAEEIPAFRPGDTVDVNVKIQEGNNSRIQTFTGVVIARKGAGVRETFVVRKISFGTGVERRFPVHSPSIDSIKLVRKGRVRRAKLYYLRALRGKAARIAERRDNSAK; this comes from the coding sequence ATGGTTAACGCTGTTGAGGCTTTTGACGCCAAGCACATGAAGCCGGCCGAGGAAATCCCGGCCTTCCGTCCCGGCGACACCGTCGACGTGAACGTGAAGATCCAGGAAGGCAACAACTCCCGTATCCAGACCTTCACCGGCGTGGTGATCGCTCGTAAGGGCGCTGGCGTGCGTGAGACCTTCGTGGTCCGCAAGATCAGCTTCGGCACTGGTGTGGAGCGTCGCTTCCCGGTGCACTCCCCGTCCATCGACTCCATCAAGCTCGTGCGTAAGGGCCGTGTGCGCCGCGCCAAGCTGTACTACCTGCGCGCTCTGCGCGGTAAGGCCGCTCGTATTGCCGAGCGCCGCGACAACTCTGCTAAGTGA
- the lepB gene encoding signal peptidase I has product MQDDQDNGEFPISDNPESNQTSYDDEADARDSRTFQVADHGIALSPVPPAPARPAHAASSAGAGAAAGANAAAASSSDDDHFTLRDFFLWCGVPVLIVLLIRIFAVGFYEIPSRSMMDTMVPGDRVVTSKLTPKIFDLQRGDVVVFKDPNNWLNEEQSSAPGGGYLIKRLIGLPGDVVECKGAGQPVTINGVAINETSYIRPGVDPSAFPFSVTVTEGRVFVMGDNRANSADSRYHQDDGDRGLVPISDVVGVGIAKYWPLDRLGAIDDHHEVFKDVPDASGSNS; this is encoded by the coding sequence ATGCAGGACGATCAGGATAACGGCGAATTCCCGATTTCCGACAATCCGGAGAGCAACCAGACCTCGTATGATGACGAGGCCGATGCCCGCGATTCCCGTACGTTCCAAGTCGCCGACCACGGCATCGCCCTGTCCCCGGTTCCCCCGGCACCGGCGCGCCCGGCGCACGCCGCTTCTTCCGCTGGCGCGGGTGCAGCCGCTGGCGCGAATGCCGCGGCAGCATCATCGTCAGATGATGACCACTTCACCCTACGCGACTTTTTCCTGTGGTGCGGCGTTCCCGTGCTTATCGTGCTGCTGATTCGCATTTTCGCCGTCGGCTTTTACGAGATTCCTTCGCGCTCGATGATGGACACCATGGTGCCCGGCGATCGCGTGGTGACCAGCAAGCTCACCCCCAAGATCTTCGATTTGCAGCGCGGCGACGTCGTGGTATTCAAAGATCCCAACAACTGGTTGAACGAGGAGCAGAGCAGCGCTCCCGGTGGCGGGTACCTCATCAAGCGACTGATCGGCCTGCCCGGTGACGTGGTCGAATGCAAGGGCGCGGGCCAGCCGGTGACCATCAACGGCGTGGCCATCAATGAGACCTCCTACATTCGCCCCGGCGTGGACCCGAGCGCCTTCCCGTTCTCGGTAACCGTGACCGAGGGCCGCGTGTTCGTCATGGGCGACAATCGCGCCAATTCCGCCGACTCCCGCTATCATCAGGATGACGGCGATCGCGGCTTGGTTCCCATCTCCGATGTGGTCGGAGTCGGAATCGCGAAATACTGGCCGCTTGACCGGCTTGGTGCGATTGATGACCACCACGAAGTCTTCAAGGACGTGCCTGACGCTTCCGGCTCGAATTCCTGA
- a CDS encoding ribonuclease HII, with protein MITPTLDLERSLAAQGYDLIAGFDEVGRGALAGPVMVGCAAIWARDLEPLDGDDAVELSGRTYLGVPDGVADSKMLTEHRREAIFDELRDWCAAYAVGQASNTEIDEWGITYALGVAALRALSQVERELGLRLRGESTIKKASGESAGKIVEGRPGGSVGESIGNCEGSVRALPKVAGILDGPSDYITKALNTFDAPDVPIPADITTKVKGDQHCATVATAAVIAKVTRDRLMVDLAQSNPRYAAYEWAHNKGYGSAAHRTAIAEHGPTPLHRVSWHLT; from the coding sequence ATGATTACCCCGACACTTGACTTGGAACGCAGCCTTGCGGCCCAGGGCTATGACCTTATCGCTGGATTCGATGAAGTCGGCCGCGGCGCGCTCGCCGGCCCGGTGATGGTCGGGTGCGCCGCCATTTGGGCCCGTGATTTGGAGCCGTTGGATGGCGATGATGCCGTCGAACTGTCCGGGCGGACCTACCTCGGCGTGCCGGACGGCGTGGCCGACTCCAAAATGCTCACCGAACATAGGCGCGAGGCGATTTTCGACGAACTGCGCGACTGGTGCGCGGCCTACGCCGTAGGCCAGGCCAGCAACACCGAGATCGACGAATGGGGCATCACCTACGCGCTCGGCGTGGCCGCCCTGCGCGCGCTCAGCCAAGTCGAACGCGAACTTGGCTTACGACTTAGAGGGGAATCGACGATAAAAAAGGCTTCGGGGGAGTCTGCGGGGAAGATTGTGGAAGGTCGTCCGGGAGGCTCCGTAGGGGAATCCATTGGAAATTGCGAGGGAAGCGTTCGCGCTCTGCCCAAAGTCGCCGGAATTCTCGACGGGCCGAGCGATTACATCACCAAGGCGCTCAACACGTTCGACGCGCCGGACGTGCCGATTCCAGCCGACATAACGACCAAAGTCAAAGGCGACCAGCATTGCGCCACCGTCGCCACCGCGGCGGTCATCGCCAAAGTGACCCGAGACCGGCTGATGGTCGACCTCGCGCAAAGCAACCCACGTTACGCCGCCTACGAATGGGCTCATAACAAGGGCTATGGTTCCGCCGCACACCGTACCGCCATCGCCGAGCACGGGCCGACTCCGCTCCATCGTGTCTCATGGCACCTGACCTGA
- a CDS encoding LacI family DNA-binding transcriptional regulator has protein sequence MVTSRKPSKRPSMFEVAKLAGVSHQTVSRVINDSPDVSDATRARVQTAIDQLGYRPSNSARALASRRSRTIGLIAGGLKFFGPISSISSIESMAREHGLFMSVMMVHEALCAQADFDNLCDTFNEQNVDAFIFLTPTDVMFAAACRARVTQPRVIVTATHGQMTVREGLGLISTENKRRTALVGIDQWGAMAKVVALLGEYGHKSALYFAGPNEWRDAHTRLDAWRKLAASRSIDSQIVRCHTWDASEAYAHMNHLIDEYGRRGAALPTAVVAANDNQAVGIMRALHEHGLRIPQDISVVGFDDMSGVDNMYPPLTTVHPDFEGLGVAAMRETLRLLGEGGEPTFLTTQHGMGLIPAEVRARRSLGPAPRR, from the coding sequence ATGGTGACCAGCCGCAAGCCAAGCAAACGTCCGTCCATGTTCGAAGTGGCCAAGCTCGCCGGAGTCAGCCACCAAACCGTCTCCCGTGTGATCAATGACTCGCCGGACGTTTCCGACGCCACCCGTGCGCGAGTCCAGACCGCCATTGACCAACTCGGCTACCGCCCCTCCAACTCCGCGCGCGCACTGGCTTCCCGCCGTTCGCGCACCATAGGGCTGATCGCCGGAGGCCTCAAATTCTTCGGCCCGATTTCCTCCATCTCCTCCATCGAATCCATGGCCCGCGAGCACGGTCTGTTCATGAGCGTGATGATGGTCCACGAGGCCTTGTGCGCGCAGGCCGACTTCGACAACCTGTGCGACACCTTCAACGAGCAGAACGTCGACGCCTTCATCTTCCTGACCCCGACCGACGTGATGTTCGCCGCCGCCTGCCGTGCACGAGTCACTCAGCCGCGCGTCATCGTCACCGCCACCCACGGCCAAATGACCGTGCGTGAGGGATTGGGCCTTATCTCCACCGAAAACAAGCGTCGCACTGCGCTGGTCGGTATCGACCAGTGGGGTGCAATGGCCAAAGTGGTGGCCTTGCTGGGCGAATACGGGCACAAATCGGCTCTGTATTTTGCCGGTCCCAACGAATGGCGCGACGCCCACACCCGACTGGATGCGTGGCGCAAGCTCGCCGCCTCCCGATCCATCGATTCACAGATCGTGCGCTGCCATACGTGGGATGCCTCTGAGGCATATGCGCACATGAATCATCTCATTGATGAGTATGGGCGTCGAGGCGCGGCGTTGCCCACCGCGGTCGTCGCCGCGAACGACAATCAGGCCGTCGGCATCATGCGCGCGTTGCATGAGCATGGGCTTCGGATTCCGCAAGACATCAGCGTGGTCGGATTCGACGACATGTCTGGCGTGGATAACATGTACCCACCGCTGACCACCGTGCATCCCGATTTCGAGGGGCTCGGCGTGGCCGCCATGCGAGAGACGCTGCGCTTGCTGGGGGAGGGCGGCGAGCCGACCTTCCTGACCACCCAGCACGGCATGGGGCTGATTCCCGCCGAGGTGCGTGCTCGGCGGTCCTTGGGGCCGGCTCCTCGGCGGTAA
- a CDS encoding xylulokinase, whose amino-acid sequence MAATDNAAEQVAHIAEKIRAGKTTLGIEFGSTRIKAVLIDDNFQTIASGDYSWASHLEDGLWSYTTEEIWGGLQSAYASMANDVETVYGEKLTHVGHIGFSAMMHGYLAFDEAGELLVPFRTWQNTNTSEAHKKLSELFQYNIPERWSIAHLYQAVLNKEEHVSKVAYFTTLAGYVHWKLTGKKVLGVGDASGMFPIDPTTHTYETAFIEKFDALPEVAAQPWKLENLLPEPLVAGTPAGELTEEGAKLLDPSGALKPGIVLAPPEGDAGTGMVATNSVRVRTGNVSAGTSIFAMVVLEHKLKALHPEVDLVTTPAGDLAGMSHANNFTSDLNAWVGLFGQFAKAIGQPVDAGMLYGTLFRAAIADDVDANCGGLLNYPFRSGEFLAGLPEGRPLFARSPEANMTLGNFMRAQLFSAFSPVKIGMDVMTKQERVQVDSLVGHGGIFATPKVAQKILAAAFNTPIKVMSTAAEGGAWGMAVLANYLWNTNEDHSNLADFLDGCVFKDAQSTTEKPVASDVVGFEDFFARFTKGLPIEHAAIETINLEDK is encoded by the coding sequence ATGGCAGCAACCGACAACGCGGCCGAGCAGGTCGCCCACATCGCCGAGAAGATTCGCGCTGGCAAGACCACGCTGGGCATCGAATTCGGCTCCACCCGCATCAAGGCCGTCCTCATCGACGACAACTTCCAGACCATCGCCTCCGGCGACTACAGCTGGGCCTCTCACTTGGAGGATGGTCTGTGGAGCTACACCACCGAGGAGATCTGGGGCGGTTTGCAGTCCGCTTACGCCTCCATGGCCAACGACGTCGAGACCGTCTATGGCGAGAAGCTCACGCACGTCGGCCACATCGGCTTCTCCGCCATGATGCACGGTTACCTCGCATTCGACGAGGCCGGCGAACTGCTGGTGCCGTTCCGCACCTGGCAGAACACCAACACCTCCGAAGCTCACAAGAAGCTCTCCGAGCTGTTCCAGTACAACATCCCCGAGCGTTGGTCCATCGCTCACCTGTACCAGGCCGTGCTCAACAAGGAAGAGCACGTCTCCAAGGTGGCTTACTTCACCACACTCGCCGGTTACGTGCACTGGAAGCTCACCGGTAAGAAGGTCCTCGGCGTGGGCGATGCCTCCGGCATGTTCCCGATTGACCCGACCACTCACACTTACGAAACCGCATTCATTGAGAAGTTCGACGCTCTACCTGAGGTCGCAGCCCAGCCGTGGAAGCTGGAGAACCTGCTTCCTGAGCCGCTTGTGGCCGGCACTCCGGCTGGCGAGCTGACCGAGGAAGGCGCCAAGCTGCTCGATCCGTCCGGCGCCCTGAAGCCCGGCATCGTGCTCGCCCCGCCTGAGGGCGACGCCGGTACTGGCATGGTGGCCACCAACTCCGTGCGCGTACGCACTGGTAACGTCTCCGCCGGCACCTCCATCTTCGCCATGGTGGTTCTGGAGCACAAGCTCAAGGCCCTCCACCCTGAGGTTGACTTGGTCACCACCCCGGCCGGCGATCTGGCCGGTATGAGCCACGCCAACAACTTCACCTCCGACCTCAACGCTTGGGTCGGCCTGTTCGGCCAGTTCGCCAAGGCTATCGGCCAGCCGGTTGACGCAGGTATGCTGTACGGCACCCTGTTCCGCGCGGCCATCGCCGACGACGTGGACGCCAACTGCGGCGGCCTGCTGAACTACCCGTTCCGTTCCGGCGAATTCCTGGCCGGTCTGCCTGAAGGTCGCCCGCTGTTCGCCCGCAGCCCCGAAGCCAACATGACCCTCGGCAACTTCATGCGCGCCCAGCTGTTCTCCGCGTTCTCCCCGGTCAAGATCGGCATGGACGTGATGACCAAGCAGGAGCGCGTGCAGGTCGACTCTCTCGTGGGCCACGGCGGCATCTTCGCCACTCCGAAGGTGGCTCAGAAGATTCTCGCTGCTGCCTTCAACACCCCGATCAAGGTCATGTCCACCGCCGCCGAAGGTGGCGCCTGGGGCATGGCCGTGCTCGCCAACTACCTGTGGAACACCAACGAGGATCACAGCAACCTCGCTGACTTCCTTGACGGTTGCGTGTTCAAGGACGCCCAGTCCACCACTGAGAAGCCGGTGGCTTCCGATGTGGTTGGTTTCGAGGACTTCTTCGCCCGCTTCACCAAGGGCCTGCCCATCGAGCACGCCGCCATCGAAACCATCAACCTCGAAGATAAGTAA
- a CDS encoding L-ribulose-5-phosphate 4-epimerase, whose product MATLADYGPEVRAEVKQVREVVSNLHQQLIKWNLVVWTAGNVSQRLHTADLFVIKPSGLRYEYLTPSSMVVCDLDGNVVDGTEAPSSDTASHAYIYRNMPDVYGVVHTHSTYATAWAATGQNIPCGLTMMGDEFGGPVPVGPFRLIGSEAIGKGVVETLKKYPKSPAVLMQNHGPFTIGKDAEGAVKAAAMTEEVAHTMWAARQLGDIIEIDQADIDKLNDRYQNVYGQH is encoded by the coding sequence ATGGCAACTTTGGCTGATTACGGCCCCGAGGTTCGCGCCGAGGTCAAGCAGGTTCGTGAGGTCGTCTCCAACCTGCACCAGCAGCTGATCAAGTGGAACCTGGTCGTGTGGACCGCGGGCAACGTTTCCCAGCGTCTGCACACCGCCGACCTGTTCGTCATCAAGCCCTCCGGCCTGCGCTACGAGTACCTGACCCCGTCCTCCATGGTCGTGTGCGACCTTGACGGCAACGTGGTCGACGGCACCGAAGCCCCGTCCTCGGACACCGCTTCCCACGCCTACATCTACCGCAACATGCCCGACGTCTACGGTGTCGTGCACACCCACTCCACCTACGCCACCGCTTGGGCTGCCACTGGTCAGAACATCCCGTGCGGCCTGACGATGATGGGTGACGAGTTCGGCGGCCCGGTGCCGGTCGGCCCGTTCCGTCTGATCGGCTCCGAGGCGATCGGCAAGGGTGTCGTCGAGACCCTCAAGAAGTACCCGAAGTCCCCGGCCGTCCTCATGCAGAACCATGGCCCCTTCACCATCGGCAAGGATGCTGAAGGCGCCGTCAAGGCCGCTGCCATGACCGAGGAAGTCGCTCACACCATGTGGGCCGCCCGTCAGCTCGGTGACATCATCGAGATCGACCAGGCCGACATCGATAAGCTCAACGACCGCTACCAGAACGTCTACGGTCAGCACTGA